In bacterium, the genomic stretch ATGGTCAGTGGCATGCCCTATGCGGGTCATCCCGTCGCCCTGTTGCCGGGACGCGCCTCATTATGGCGGGGGGGCGGATTACTGCTGTCGTCATGGAGTGGAGCGGGGATGTGGGGATTATGGTCACGTTGCAGTGTGACCGGCCTGTTTTGGATGTGCTTGAAGAAGTGGGGATTCCACCACTGCCTCCGTATATCAAGCGCGCCAAAGTCCCCGATGGGGCGACATTGGCTCGGGATCGTCTGTATTATCAAACGGTTTATGCACGGACACCGGGGGCCGTGGCAGCGCCGACGGCCGGGCTGCACATTACTGAATCACTCTTGCAGCGATTGAACCAGATGGGGGTGGCGCATGGCTCGGTCACCCTGCATGTTGGCATGGGAACCTTCAAGCCGGTGAAAACAGACTTGGTCTCCGATCATCAAATGGAGTCGGAGCGGTATGAGGTTACGCCCGGAATAGCGCAGGCCATCATGCAGGCCAAACTCCGTAAAGGACGGGTCGTGGCTGTCGGCAGTACGGTTGTCCGAACGCTGGAGACCGCGGCGACGTCGGTGGGGGTGGTCAGTCCGGGAAGCGGGCGAACCCGTATTTTTATCACGCCGCCATATTCGTTCAAACTGGTGGATGCCATGCTGACGAATTTTCATCTTCCGAAATCAACTTTGATCATGATGGTAAGCGCCCTGGCTGGTACAGAGTTGATCCGGCACGCCTATGCGGAAGCGCTCAAAGAGCAATACAAGTTCTACAGCTATGGTGATTGCATGCTGATCATCTAGAGATTTACCACCCGCCGGTACCCCGGCAGATTTTAATCAGGCATTCTTGCTTTTCATAATCTTCAATGCTAACTAGTGTGAGCATGATTAAGCCAGTAGGTATAGGGGAGGTTGGATATGCGGTAGGGGTTGACCGGACGACCGCTTCAGCTGTGCTGAATGGGCGG encodes the following:
- the queA gene encoding tRNA preQ1(34) S-adenosylmethionine ribosyltransferase-isomerase QueA — its product is MNESLKTSEFDFELPPELIAQEPRLDREAARMMVVDRTTGTLFHHTIRDLPSFLRADDLLVLNDTRVIPARIYGHKEATGGRVELLLLEDMNNGQWHALCGSSRRPVAGTRLIMAGGRITAVVMEWSGDVGIMVTLQCDRPVLDVLEEVGIPPLPPYIKRAKVPDGATLARDRLYYQTVYARTPGAVAAPTAGLHITESLLQRLNQMGVAHGSVTLHVGMGTFKPVKTDLVSDHQMESERYEVTPGIAQAIMQAKLRKGRVVAVGSTVVRTLETAATSVGVVSPGSGRTRIFITPPYSFKLVDAMLTNFHLPKSTLIMMVSALAGTELIRHAYAEALKEQYKFYSYGDCMLII